One window of Botrimarina mediterranea genomic DNA carries:
- a CDS encoding Glu/Leu/Phe/Val family dehydrogenase — MSDHDDIFENALLRLDRAAQFVQIDPEALERLKHPKSVVHVSIPVRMDDGSLRSFEGYRVRHDDTRGPTKGGIRFHPQVHLGEVKALAFWMTCKCAVAGIPFGGGKGGIIVNPKELSRMELERLSRGFVQQLADFIGPDTDIPAPDVYTNSMIMGWMMDEYSTIQRQRTPDVITGKPIPLGGSLGRDDATGRGAYYCIKELERFNNWTRGNVRVAVQGFGNAGQHVARLLHKDGYRCVAISDSKGAIYREDGIDIPRAIELKQSQTSISNVYDERSVCDCPECGCVDCHCKSNDAGSGAVITNEQLLELDVDVLIPAALENQITGENASRITAPYIVEVANGPTTTEADNILKELGATVVPDILANAGGVTVSYFEWTQNRAGYYWSEKKVQERLQRIMAQEFEAVHDLSVEAEIDMRTAAYAHALNRIGEAMESQGTSRYFNSVMKVT; from the coding sequence ATGTCAGACCATGACGACATCTTCGAGAACGCGCTTCTTCGACTCGACCGAGCGGCTCAGTTTGTACAGATTGATCCAGAAGCACTGGAGCGCCTGAAACATCCGAAGTCGGTCGTGCATGTCAGTATTCCAGTTCGGATGGACGACGGATCACTGCGAAGCTTTGAAGGCTACCGTGTCCGACACGACGACACTCGCGGACCGACCAAGGGAGGAATCCGCTTTCATCCGCAGGTGCATCTTGGTGAAGTCAAAGCACTGGCGTTTTGGATGACCTGCAAGTGTGCGGTTGCGGGCATTCCTTTTGGCGGTGGAAAGGGAGGCATAATTGTCAATCCGAAAGAGCTTTCCCGAATGGAACTGGAGCGACTCAGTCGCGGGTTCGTCCAGCAGCTCGCCGATTTCATTGGTCCTGACACAGACATTCCGGCTCCTGATGTCTATACAAACTCAATGATTATGGGCTGGATGATGGATGAGTATTCCACGATCCAGCGGCAACGCACCCCGGATGTCATTACTGGCAAACCGATCCCACTTGGCGGCAGTCTTGGTCGCGATGATGCCACCGGACGCGGCGCTTACTACTGCATCAAAGAATTGGAGCGGTTCAACAACTGGACTCGCGGAAACGTGCGAGTTGCCGTTCAGGGATTCGGAAACGCTGGTCAGCACGTAGCACGCCTGCTTCATAAGGACGGTTACCGGTGTGTGGCCATCAGTGACTCCAAAGGCGCAATCTATCGCGAAGATGGAATAGATATTCCGCGGGCGATCGAACTTAAGCAGTCTCAAACGTCCATCTCGAACGTGTACGACGAACGAAGTGTTTGTGACTGTCCGGAATGTGGATGTGTGGACTGTCATTGCAAATCAAATGATGCTGGCAGTGGTGCTGTTATCACGAATGAGCAGCTACTTGAGTTGGACGTTGACGTGCTGATTCCGGCTGCCTTAGAGAACCAGATCACCGGCGAAAATGCCTCGCGAATCACGGCTCCCTACATCGTCGAAGTTGCCAACGGTCCAACAACGACGGAAGCCGACAACATCCTGAAAGAACTGGGGGCGACAGTTGTTCCCGACATCTTGGCCAATGCTGGCGGCGTCACAGTCAGCTACTTCGAGTGGACTCAGAATCGAGCGGGCTACTACTGGAGCGAGAAGAAAGTGCAGGAGCGGTTGCAGCGGATCATGGCTCAAGAATTCGAAGCTGTTCACGATTTGAGCGTCGAAGCCGAAATCGACATGCGAACTGCTGCCTATGCCCACGCACTCAATCGTATCGGCGAAGCGATGGAATCGCAGGGAACAAGTCGATACTTCAACTCAGTGATGAAGGTGACATGA
- a CDS encoding GNAT family N-acetyltransferase codes for MDTHSIRFLSPGLAAEYAASGQLLYSEAYLERIDEDRMWCVGAESAEGLQSFAWLHEGIAEKEMNEGYHSATATEIRLSADAAFVFNVFTTPESRGLGLMPAILGHAATKLRRTRGVRWLVTTTEITNDAARAGFLKSGFREVGQYFRYGIGKQAWGSYPKPEGPIRGFA; via the coding sequence TTCCTGTCACCAGGGTTAGCAGCGGAGTACGCGGCCAGTGGCCAGCTTCTCTATTCGGAAGCCTACCTGGAGAGAATCGACGAAGATCGGATGTGGTGCGTTGGAGCCGAGTCCGCAGAGGGACTTCAATCGTTTGCGTGGCTGCACGAAGGAATCGCAGAGAAGGAAATGAACGAAGGCTACCATTCCGCAACGGCCACAGAAATCAGGCTTTCGGCGGACGCAGCGTTTGTGTTCAACGTCTTTACCACACCTGAATCGCGCGGGTTGGGGCTTATGCCGGCCATTCTTGGACACGCAGCGACGAAATTGCGCCGGACACGTGGCGTCCGATGGCTCGTGACGACCACGGAGATAACCAACGATGCGGCGCGAGCCGGATTCCTCAAGAGCGGGTTTCGTGAGGTTGGCCAATACTTCCGTTACGGCATCGGGAAACAAGCGTGGGGATCGTACCCTAAGCCAGAGGGACCGATTCGAGGATTCGCCTAA
- a CDS encoding Spy/CpxP family protein refolding chaperone, protein MIAMIRYQHTIAIAAALMAIVVASIAYAQENTASRSSLDQADLVAELQNLHAKVAALEAALETQHQSLYGAPTSTDSSTASMQQIGGMGVGATQGKAATQAMPRDSDSSLSGMGMGMMDEGMGGMGMMSMMKGKKGMMGMGMMGMNPAMASDSMAGMDMPSALPGFPGASHVYHIGQTGFFLDHPEHITLSDEQQKKLNSIKESSLLATSTAQREIAEAEQELWKLTAAAEPDIKKIEAKAKEIAQLQVATRIAFIRSVGEAASVLTKEQRQALIGEGKE, encoded by the coding sequence ATGATCGCTATGATTCGCTATCAACATACAATCGCTATTGCCGCTGCTTTGATGGCGATTGTAGTCGCCTCTATCGCGTATGCTCAAGAGAATACGGCGAGTCGTTCGTCGCTTGACCAAGCAGATCTTGTAGCCGAACTGCAAAACCTCCATGCCAAGGTGGCGGCCCTGGAAGCTGCGCTGGAGACACAGCATCAATCTCTCTACGGGGCTCCAACTTCGACAGATTCTTCTACTGCGTCTATGCAGCAAATCGGCGGAATGGGGGTGGGGGCGACACAGGGTAAGGCCGCAACGCAAGCCATGCCAAGGGATTCGGACAGCTCACTGTCAGGGATGGGAATGGGCATGATGGACGAAGGCATGGGCGGCATGGGAATGATGTCCATGATGAAAGGAAAGAAGGGAATGATGGGCATGGGTATGATGGGAATGAACCCTGCCATGGCATCGGACTCAATGGCCGGGATGGACATGCCATCGGCATTGCCCGGATTCCCCGGAGCGTCGCATGTGTATCACATCGGCCAGACCGGGTTCTTTCTCGATCACCCCGAGCACATCACGCTGTCCGACGAGCAACAAAAGAAACTCAACTCGATCAAGGAGTCATCGTTGCTGGCGACTTCAACGGCCCAGCGCGAAATCGCAGAAGCCGAACAGGAATTGTGGAAGCTGACGGCTGCCGCTGAACCAGACATCAAGAAAATCGAAGCAAAAGCCAAAGAGATTGCCCAGCTCCAAGTCGCTACTCGGATTGCATTCATCCGCTCTGTCGGAGAAGCCGCCAGTGTACTGACGAAAGAGCAACGTCAAGCGTTGATTGGAGAAGGAAAGGAGTAG
- a CDS encoding 2Fe-2S iron-sulfur cluster-binding protein: MNEKNGNTISKSTPGLTWLATLFAIVLLLLTAASTTNAQVSQEEHAQHHPGQTGDAKGGPGMGGPPEGAGPQNGMGGGMGGMMDGMMEKMAAPKPKDLYPSLMELPDLPIERRGELEQEAHGRMIAGTRLLGEGFEELSRSAAGDDFAAMQSATAKIREGLSDFESGLAAHRALREGKAPRDVALQWFKRELNIDDSVNVARSQALLWGMSPFHASVMVVLIAFAVAMIWMYFFKMRRAASLLEKLSTPNAIAEGVGVQSGSGRTAPSTESASSVETTPKQTATQLSEPADCCATGDGCPTEAPADGIDSSGLIPVAKKTLCRLRVAKITQETEDVKTIRLVACHGGRIPFNYLPGQFLTFTLPVGEKPIRRSYTISSAPTQAYYCEVTVKREDKGAGSRYLCDELKVGDTLEVKAPSGRFTFTGEESDRVVLIAGGVGITPMMSVTRALTDMCWPGEIHFIVACRDPKHFIFESEIKRLEERYDNLHVHVAMSRIDQEINGYRKGRLTKELLAEWVPDIASHRVHICGAPAMMDATKAMLSKLGVPVENIHTENFGSTQKPKAKVAKGQEAHEPKATGAKITFAKSDKSTELLADETLLEAAERVGVGIDYSCRVGTCGICLAKLLSGDVTMEVDDGLEPEDRKAGMILCCQAKAKQDVSIEA; the protein is encoded by the coding sequence ATGAACGAAAAGAATGGAAACACAATCAGCAAGTCGACACCCGGTCTAACATGGCTTGCCACGTTGTTTGCCATCGTGTTGTTGCTTCTCACGGCTGCTTCGACCACAAACGCTCAGGTTTCCCAAGAAGAACACGCCCAGCATCATCCGGGGCAAACCGGGGATGCAAAAGGCGGTCCCGGAATGGGAGGCCCACCCGAAGGTGCCGGTCCGCAAAATGGCATGGGCGGCGGTATGGGCGGAATGATGGATGGCATGATGGAGAAAATGGCTGCGCCCAAGCCCAAGGACCTCTACCCGTCCTTGATGGAGCTGCCTGACCTGCCGATAGAGCGTCGGGGCGAACTTGAGCAGGAAGCTCATGGCCGAATGATCGCCGGAACTCGCTTGTTGGGCGAAGGCTTTGAGGAGTTATCTCGTTCTGCTGCCGGCGATGACTTTGCGGCGATGCAGTCTGCCACGGCCAAGATTCGCGAAGGCTTGAGCGACTTTGAAAGCGGGCTGGCCGCACATCGTGCCTTGCGAGAAGGGAAGGCACCGCGAGACGTCGCTTTGCAGTGGTTCAAACGCGAACTGAACATCGACGACTCGGTCAATGTAGCCCGATCTCAGGCACTACTCTGGGGAATGTCGCCGTTTCATGCCAGCGTGATGGTTGTCTTAATCGCGTTTGCGGTCGCCATGATCTGGATGTACTTCTTCAAGATGCGACGCGCGGCGTCACTGCTGGAAAAGCTGTCCACTCCAAACGCCATCGCCGAAGGTGTCGGAGTCCAAAGCGGGTCCGGTCGTACGGCCCCATCGACCGAGAGTGCCTCGTCAGTCGAAACGACGCCTAAACAAACGGCAACTCAACTTTCAGAACCTGCTGATTGTTGTGCGACCGGCGACGGCTGTCCTACCGAAGCTCCCGCCGACGGGATTGATTCCAGCGGGTTGATTCCAGTCGCCAAGAAAACTCTCTGTCGACTACGAGTCGCAAAGATCACGCAGGAAACCGAAGACGTGAAAACCATTCGCCTTGTGGCCTGCCACGGCGGTCGAATTCCGTTTAACTACCTACCCGGCCAGTTTCTGACTTTTACGCTGCCGGTTGGCGAAAAACCGATACGACGCAGCTACACAATTTCGTCGGCTCCAACCCAAGCATACTACTGTGAAGTCACCGTCAAACGAGAAGATAAGGGTGCGGGGTCACGGTACCTCTGCGATGAACTTAAAGTCGGTGACACACTGGAAGTTAAAGCCCCCAGCGGGCGGTTTACGTTCACAGGCGAGGAGTCGGACAGGGTGGTGCTGATCGCTGGTGGAGTTGGAATTACGCCGATGATGAGTGTCACGCGAGCGCTAACAGATATGTGCTGGCCCGGTGAGATTCACTTCATCGTCGCCTGCCGCGATCCAAAGCACTTTATCTTCGAGTCAGAAATCAAACGGCTTGAAGAACGATACGACAACCTGCACGTTCACGTTGCCATGAGTCGCATTGATCAGGAAATCAACGGCTATCGCAAGGGAAGACTTACTAAGGAATTGCTGGCCGAGTGGGTGCCGGATATAGCATCACATCGAGTTCACATCTGTGGCGCTCCAGCGATGATGGACGCCACCAAAGCCATGCTGTCCAAACTCGGTGTTCCGGTTGAGAACATCCATACAGAGAACTTCGGTTCCACGCAAAAGCCCAAGGCTAAAGTTGCCAAGGGTCAGGAAGCCCATGAGCCGAAGGCGACGGGAGCCAAAATCACGTTCGCGAAGTCTGATAAGTCCACTGAACTTTTGGCCGATGAAACGCTTCTCGAAGCGGCTGAGCGAGTCGGAGTAGGCATCGACTATTCCTGCCGTGTCGGGACGTGCGGCATTTGCCTCGCGAAGTTGCTCTCCGGCGATGTGACGATGGAAGTCGATGACGGCTTGGAGCCGGAAGACCGCAAAGCTGGCATGATTCTGTGTTGCCAAGCGAAAGCGAAGCAAGACGTGAG
- a CDS encoding YHS domain-containing protein, translating to MDAMDRFKREVDRRLSKATEREGDEKTQLALEMAVLAARHEEYDVLASKLIEKTLLPRVLALASRFENAEVQHVEGRCLVSCRFRHSARFPATVELQMGVTPDERIEKVVVYYDLSILPIFMKFQKHDQVIWDLDDVDEEAFTSWVESHLVSFLETYLRIEEVDQYQQGSLCTDPVCGMRIRKSAAAATANYDGATFYFCVEGCRDTFVSDPKRYVDTR from the coding sequence ATGGACGCCATGGACCGATTTAAGCGAGAGGTAGACCGCCGCCTCTCGAAAGCAACAGAACGGGAGGGCGACGAGAAGACTCAGCTGGCCTTAGAGATGGCAGTTTTAGCTGCCCGCCACGAAGAGTACGACGTACTCGCCAGCAAGCTGATTGAGAAAACGCTTCTGCCGAGAGTATTGGCACTCGCCAGCCGGTTTGAGAATGCCGAAGTCCAGCATGTAGAAGGTCGGTGCCTGGTGAGTTGTCGGTTCCGCCACTCGGCACGCTTTCCGGCAACGGTAGAGTTGCAGATGGGCGTCACTCCCGACGAACGGATCGAAAAAGTGGTCGTCTACTACGATCTCTCCATCCTACCGATATTCATGAAGTTTCAAAAACACGACCAGGTGATCTGGGATTTGGATGACGTGGACGAGGAAGCGTTCACGTCTTGGGTGGAGTCGCACCTCGTCAGTTTCTTGGAGACTTACCTGCGGATCGAAGAAGTCGATCAATACCAGCAGGGGAGCCTATGCACCGACCCGGTGTGTGGGATGCGAATTCGCAAGTCGGCGGCCGCAGCGACTGCAAATTACGACGGTGCGACGTTCTATTTCTGTGTGGAGGGGTGCCGGGACACGTTTGTTAGCGACCCCAAACGCTACGTGGACACACGATAG